Genomic window (Lycium barbarum isolate Lr01 chromosome 2, ASM1917538v2, whole genome shotgun sequence):
ATTTTTGGTACATTGTCTCATCATTGCAAGTCCAGAATTTACACTCATaccttaaaaaaaattgtgaaaaatttcataaaaatatagtcggcaaaagaaatcaagaatatGCTGTGTATTTACACTTTCCACATTAATAGGATAAATCAATCAGACAAAAATAGAAAACTATGGCTATACGAATCTCCACTTCATTTAAGATcatttcatatcatcatcatacagaATAAAATCAAAATGAAAAATAAGTTAAATATATATAAGCAATAAGTGCCAGTTTAGCTTGCGCTTCTTGCTAGAGTAGGGACTGATTAATGTATAATACAAGAATTAATTTAATGAGAAGGTGATCAGCAAGTTTCTCCTGGTAGGGAGGACAAAgaggaaaacaaaaacaaaactcAAAAGAACCCTAATCAAACTTTACTAACTAATGATGTTACAAGGAAAAATAGCGATAGTTTCCTCACTATTATTTTGAATATAATCATAGAAATTACCTCTAATGTGCTTAATAAGGCCTTGAATTAAGATGTCTTTAACATATTCCAAATGTGAACCATTTTTAGAAATGGCCCAACTATGTACTATGGCAGTTCAGAGCTCCATTTTCTGAGCTAAAGGAGGCAAACTAGAAATACTAATGCATGTATCCCACAAGTTACAGAAGCCCGTTTGCGTTCTTTGTTTTACTGAAATAGAAAGAACCATCGGGACAACGATGCATACCTCCCAATTGTGAAATCGTCTATGAAGACGTTGTTAGTATTGCTGCACCTCTGTTAAACTAGTCACTCACTGTTATATCTTCCATCTGCAAATATTAAAGTAAGGATTATCGATATATTTCAAGGCAAAAGAGTTCAGCGTGTCTACAGAAAGTGAGGCATCTACCTCCAAAAGGTCTTCGTCCTTCCATGGCTTCTTTCTTCTCTTGGCAGCTTGAGCATAGGAAAGGACCGTCCCATGGCCGTGAACTTCTTGCATTTGAGGAGCCCGCATGTATTGAAACACCTTGTCCGGGCTTTATTTCTACTTGACAGACGGCACATATGAATAACTTAAACATGTTGCAGACTGGATATTTTGCGTCTAACCTGCAATTATGGGAAGACAACAAATATAAACACTAGACCTGAGCCATCGCGATATCTGAAATGGGAACTCCAATTTACAATAAATGCATCAGAATCAGAGGTAAACCCAAGATTTCAAATTTATGAGTTCCTACAGCGATTTCAAgttaatacaacaataataactGGGCTTACAGTCAAATATTATAAATATTTAGtagattttttaatatatatatctatatacaggGTCTGGATTAAAATTATTAGGTTCACGTGAACCCGTAACCAACCCTCTTAATCCACCCCTGATCAAAATCACATTACACGTAAAGACACTCTTGATATGAGACAAACCTGTCTGAAAGTGATGCGGATCCTTCCTCAAATAGTTCTTCCACTACATCCGGTTCACAAAAATCTTTCTGAATATTAGAAGATGACTCGGAAGTCCTCTTGCGAAACATAGACTTGAATACTCCTTTTCCCGATTTTTTGGGTGGTGGCGCTGGAGGATTTGGTTTTTCTGGGAGCTGTATATCGATCACAATACAGGTTGTATCATCTCGAATCCCTTTTGGCTGTATGGCTTCCTGCAAATTGAAGGAAGAGTTAAGACTAGATAGAAGCAAAAACATCATAATAAATCAATTGGATATCAAGTTATAATCATACTTTAACAATTTGAGAAGCTGCAGCATCCGGAGGCATTCCACGACTACATTCAACAGCCGATTCTGCAGATAAAGCGTCCCAGACACCGTCACTTGCTATTACTAACCTTCCACCTGCTGATGTTAGCTGTTGACATAAGGTTTAAAATTGTTTAGAACAGATGTGACATTcaatagaaaaaagaaagaaaaaagaagagttTGTGCAAATACAACACAAAACATTCATGCCCATCTAGAAGTTGTTATTCTAGATTAAAGGGAGCATACAAATGAAGAATAAAATCCCTTCTTCAGATAATGAAAAAGAATAAATCCACAACGTTCCGAGGTTTCTAGGCGGAGGAAAGCCAGGAACTGCATCAATTTCTACTAAATATTACATAGCTCACTATATTGTGTAAAACTTCTTTATGCAAAGatccgagggtctatcagaaacaacctctttATCCAaaaaaggtagaggtaaggtcggCGTACACCCCACCCTCCCAAGACCCCACCTGTGGGAAtatactaggtatgttgttgttgttgttctttatGCTAAGATCCAGCAACCACAAGTATCACTAATGATGGTAACTTGCAATGACTTTGCATTTAAATGCAAAGATACCAAAAAAAGGAGATCGGGACGGACAAGCTAAAATCAGGAACCAATACAAGTTATCCCCCAATACTTGCACCAGTCAAGGTGGATTAAAGTTTTAAAGTCATTGTGTATCATCAAACAAGCATCCAATGGAAAACAAATAAAAATGTTGCAAAACGACTAGGCTCTGGAAAATCATTTACGGGAAAactaaagaagaaaagaaatactGACTAAAGTCCACCTCACCGTCAAGCACGAGATTTATTGACATTCAATCAAGAAATACTAAATACTTTAGTGTAGTGCGTCAAGTCAAACTGTACTACTACCCATATCCCAAGTTTGACAATTATAGAATAGTGGGCAAGAAGTAGTCTTTCCAGGTGAATTTCAAGCGGCACATCTATTGTTGCAGATACACAAAGGAATCAAAGAGCAATGGGACCAACCTTCACTTGCTtcacatagggtacaggaactATATATTCGCCAACATCCATATCTCCAATGGATCTCGAAAGGCAGAGCCCACCAGGCCAACATCTCAAAGGACCAATCTGAAATGATATTCAATTACCGGTAAGACATAAAGCACATAGCTAACCCTCTTTCTGAAAGTTTCAAGTTGGGGGTGTGTAACATGACCACCAACATACCTCTGTACCACCACCAGCATTAAGACGACCAACTTCTCCACCACAAGCGGTTATACGTTCTCTCCTGTTCAATTAAAACCATAAACAATCAATACCTTAATGCAGGAGGTGAAAAAATACTAATTAATTGGCTAAAGGCATTAATCTTACTCCTCTTCATTGCACTCAAGCCTATGATCGGCTGATAGATAATAAATTCCGCCTTCAGCAGATTCTAAAATGCATCGAGAATCGCCAACTGATGCAACTGTTACAACCCATCCGTCAATTATAACAAACGTGACTGTTGTCCCAGAGGTTTTCGCTGCAAGTTTAACACAACACTATGTCAGGAATTATGCATAGTATAGTAGGAGACAATTAGATTGTTTCTTCCTTGAGAAAATTCAAACTATACTGGAGATATTAATATTAGAAGCCAAgccagaagaagaaaaaaagcagATAGCCAGAGCTGAAGGAAACATGCAGAATATTATCAGAAGCAAATACAAATCCAGAAGCCGCAAAGTAAATAACAAGTCTTGCATCAATAAATGGAACATAGTTAACTCACTGGCTCTCTTTATACACATCAAATTGCAATATCATGTTTCCAGAAATTAATGAAGAAACTAATTGTACCTCTTTCTTGGAAAGCTTTATCTGTTTTGACAAATCCGGCAACCAAAGCTCTAGGCAGTGCTGCAACCCATTCGTCTCTGCTAAGATCAGGAGGAATAGCACTCAAGACATTCTGCAAGAGATTTTCTTTAGCATATATAGCGGCTGCTGACCCGTTGTGCCCATCAAATAACTGCAAAGGTGGGAGATCACAAATTATGAGACAGCCATTAtttaagaaaggaaaaggaagtgTGATTATTCAAATTTAACGTCTTGAACAGAATTTCCAGCTCAATAGCAAAGATTTTAGCAAGAAGTTTGACACAGAAATGCTTTATTTGACACAAGCATAAAAGTTAAGAAGAAATTAAACACATCTCTCCTGATGGAAAAATATGAATTGAATCGTGGAGACAAAAGACATTATAAGGAAACATGCAACTCCAGGAAAAGCTAGACCAGAAGCCAAAACCTCTATCAGCTCAAAATACCTGCTAAAACTCCAACCATTGAGAAATTAGTAAATTTTGGGGGAAAGATAGGGGAAGTCTGACGACTAAAGAATCAACTccgaaaaagggaaaaaaaaaaaaaaaagagagagagagcctCAGATAAGGcccataaaatgaaaaaaaatgaaaaaagacaaAATTAAAAGCTAATTCTGCAGAGTAGAAAATATAGCAATGTAACTATGGCAGGATCCAAGACCAACAACTTATAAAAGCAAAGGTGGAAACTATCTTATAAGTTTTAAAAGTCAAAAATGTAACTTGTGGCACAGAATCGGACAATCAGAGATATCATTATACTTCAATAAGCCGACCAAATTCACAAGGCATGCAAACCTAGACAACAAACAGCAGGCTAGTCTGTGATCAAAGTTGCGTCACAGCCAATAATGTCGTATTAGTCAGTTTCCGTGAATGCTTATCTGAACTTTAAGTTCCACATTCTTTTGATGAGTAAAATTATTTATTAACGATGGGGGGAACTTTTGGTATACAAGCTGAATACCAAAAAATAGAGAATCTACACAAAATCATCTCCCATCCCTTCAAACAATCTCCTATTTCTCTCCTTCTATGTAACTCACGGAAGAGCTAATGTGGCAAGATCTCATGCCTTCAGTGCCACTTGCTTAGTCGATACAACTTTTTTTTTATCTCCTTTCATTGCTAAATAGCATAAATAAATGCGAAGATCAAACTTTTGCAGTGAATCAACCGCGATATACGCCTCTACTTACTAGATACTGCAGTTGAATAAATGAGTTAGCAGTTCTTTGCCAATGATAATAGGAACAAACAAATAGTTTTCCTTCTTCAGCTGATTACTTGCATCTTACACAATCCATCTTAGACAACAAAGTCAAAGAAAGCAAAAATCTTAGGAAAATAAAGCATTTGCTGGATTCAACACGAAATATCTGATGatccaacaacaacaaacattaaCACAGACACATAAAAAGGGATTGTAGCATTAGCATATTATAAAACATTTCCTCAAAAAGGCTAAAAAGCTTACTCCAAAAACAGAATAAGTGGCAACTCCATCACCCAAAACCCGCTGGCATTCGGTCTTAACAAGCGTAAAGTCTTCACCTTTTTTGCTCTGACTAGCTTGACCATGTAAAAGCTCAGGCCTTTCAATCTTCTCACTAGCCAATTCACGTTTCAACAACACAGACAATGGGACTGTCTGATGTTCACCCTTGGACAACATAGTTCAGTCCCTTTCCAAATCagataaagattatgtctttatTAATATATAAAGCAAAATGTAACTTCCCAAAATTACTCCTTCATTGGCTGTCAACACACTCAGTCAACGCAAATCCAAAGATGACctatacacacacaaaaagatTAATAACCCACATCAGTACATCTTAAAACACAAAATCTAGCCTAATATAAACAACAAAACTAACCTAATATAAACACAGAAGATTAGACACCCACATCAGTACATCTTAAAACACACAATCTAGCCTAATATAAACACAAAATCTAGCCAAATATCTAATCAAACACACGATCACACTGAATTAAATTTCTTCCACACACACCAAAAGTAAAGCATTATGAAATCAAGAAATCAAAACCCCAGATTCCAAACTCAAGAAACCTTTCTATTTTTAGTAAAAACCCAAGTTTTATATTTTTATCAGAATAAAATGTGAAATAACGTATATGGGTATCAACCAAAATGTAAAAAGAAAAACTTACAAGGTGAAAATGAAAATGAGAAAAGCAAAATATATTGAAAGGTCTTGGATTTTGGTCATTGAGAAATGTGAATCCCTAAAGTTTCATTATTATGTGTACCCAATACTGTTTTAATTTACCTTGGGTACAGAGAAAAAGAGTTGTCAATGTTTAAGCCTTTAAAGGTCATAAAAATGGAGTTTTTGGGCTTATTTTTTGTTCTCTTTTTTACTCTGTGCTTTGTTTCTTTTTCTGAGTTCTGAAAAAAGATACTCTATTAGATAAAGAAGGAAGAAGATGAAGGAAAAAGGGTGTTTTTTTGTTGTATAGATTTGAAGAAAATGGTGGTTTATTTTGTTGCATAGTTAGATGTAAtgtaataataagtaacatgTGCTGACAATGTCCAAGAAACGCACCGTTTGTTTGGTTTCGGCGTTAATTAAAAAAAACTGGAATATATGAGCTGTTAATGGCCTTATCCTGCGCCtttcttaccttgtcttctgctAGCTACATTGTGCACCTTGGCgcgtttttttcttttctattttgggaaaagaaaaacatttttgttgaATCAGACTTTTTGGGAAGTGAAACTGAAAAAAGGGAAATGGCTcaagttattttcttaaaaaaattcttAGAAAACTTTCCTTAAATTAAAATCTTCTCAAAGCTCCTGTTTGGTCATAAATTTTGGAGTTGAAACGTGAGACTTGAAATTTAaacttgaagttgtgtttggacatgatatgcattttacttgaaaataaattgaagttttgtgagtaaAAGTCCCTGAAACCCAAAAACTGATCTGCACTGATTTTCGAAACTTGAAATTTTTTTGAAAACAGATTTTTAAAATCTGATTCAAAATCTATTTACATAAAAGAATGGAAGAAGGATGGGGACAGTAATAATTGAATCCACAAAACGTGTCATTTTGTTGATAATTCATTTTGCATTCTCAATAGTATTTGTTTTTTTAGAGCAAAATTTCAGTGTATTCCAATTGTTACAATTCAAAAGGAGCTGGATAAAAAGTTATTCGTTCATTCCACTCTATCCATTTTAATATTGCATCTTCTACTTAAAGGAAAAAAGGGAAATAGCATCATATAGCTATAACATGACAAAGTATTGGATCCCACATATTTGTTGTGTCAGTGCTCATATTCGTAGTCTTTAAATTCTAAATTCTACCTACTAAAAAACCGAACACGAAATGAAATTGCAATTCATCAATCACTCACAAAATCATTGAGATATTTAACTTGTAGTTCTCAAAGGTAATCTACCCGGCCCTTTCCCTTTGAATAACCATTTATGAGTGTTGATTTGTAATTCTATTTTTTATAAAACCGAAATGCGTGACAATTCACGAAACGATAATCAATGTTGACTTAAAAAAAGTGATAAATTATCAAAAGCGAGATTAATAGAAAAacaaaatagcaaaaaaaaaaaaatcttgatttaATAAGTAGACACTCTTCTTGAACCAAAAAATAAAGGTTAGGTCAACGCTCAttttaatccggagggagtaacATTTATTCTTTTTTAAGTGTCTAGCCACATTTGGGTCAACAACAAAATAGTACACCTAAATTCACATGCTATGGCTATATTCCAAAATGGGACCTTTTTTTCATGTGAATTTGGATTAGCTAGGACTCAAATTAGATATCAAACACACAGTGATAAACAAAAAAATATGACAATATCACCACCCAACAATGTTTAACTAATTTTTTTCAAAGGTGATACACGAAAAATTGCATGATTAGGTATCATTCACGTTGTTTCTCATATTAATTATATATACCTTTTTTTCAACTACGTTTAATCTCTATTTACTTTATTAAAAGTCTAAAGATTTAAGTTCTGGTCCTCGAAAGCTTCATGAAATTACAGTGTCTTTTTCTAAACTATATTATGTTACATAATTCAAAAAGAATTGATTAATTGAAGGGAAGCATATTAAAACTTTGGACTGACTTTCTTGTCAACAACTTCTGTTATGCACTTACTCTGAATAGGACCTCTTTACGTGTTAGTTCTatgaaaatatatttatttatttttgggagAATGGGGCACTTGGAGATCCATTTCATTACGGAAAAAGCCGACTTATTACTTGAGTCGGCCAATGAGTAACTGATTGGCACGTActcattaaaaaagaaaaaagtgttTCTTATCAAAAGAATTTTTATACTCAAATCTTGAATACACCGATATCTAATTAAGAATGGAGATATCTTATTAATTTGCAACAAATGAATGGAAATGGTCATCTTGTTCATGACTTaaccatatatatatggtttcctaTTTTCCTACACGTGCACCACAACCATGTGATTAACGACCCGCATTAATAAATGTTTTGAAAAACAACTCGCATTGAAGTGTTTACACAAAAacaattaaattaaaaaatatcatTTAATTATTAATAGTAACAAGATATTTATAATAGATCAACTAACTTTTAGCTTTATAAATTAAAGTGCAAACAAGTTAAAGTAGTGTTATCAAATCATTTAATTAAGTAGTATTCTAAGGGGGGAAATAGGAAATTTGTGGAGCAAAATGGGATTTATATTGATAGAAGTGGGGTAGCATATCATATTCTCTGGTCTGTCTTCCAACCAAATGCTTTGACCTCCAAATGCACCCCCAATCCACGGCGTCAATCACACGTTCTACTTTCACAATTCCCTCTCTTACGCGCACCTCCCTTGCGTTTACAtcaacattttttattttttggtgggAAAGAAGGTGGGGGAGGGGGTTGTGGAAATGTGGGAATTGAACGCTCATggataggggtgttcatggttcggtttgggtcggttattggttaaaatcataaccaaaccaatttagtcggtttttaaatgtctaaaaccataaccaaaccaagtaaaataataaccaccggtttggttattgtcggttcggttcggttcggtttggttcggtttttcgatttatgactagccgtgacaattcaaatattctctctctacattcttcaaatttcttatgaagcttttttttcctcatggcccacaagggtgaactttgctgcacattgagggaaagacacgctgttggcaaattaggtggaccaaacttgcaacgcagtttagattcaaaagaacaagtcaaacagagatttcaaaatacaaacaacccttatgcttacgacttattagagttgggtttggattgttggacatattcttttaagacatgggccttaaaaataagtagaccaaaattaaattaataattaaaaggtataaaatatctttaattatttatgaaaagctaatattatacatataaataattataaattttatgtatataattatcggtttggttcggttatttattcggttattttttactataaccataatcaaatcaaatattatcggtttttcaaatttaaaatcaaaccaaaccaaactaaaccaaatgtcggttattttattcggtttggttaaattttcggtttggttttgattttaaccaaaactgtgaacagccctactCATGGAT
Coding sequences:
- the LOC132627873 gene encoding probable protein phosphatase 2C 12, yielding MLSKGEHQTVPLSVLLKRELASEKIERPELLHGQASQSKKGEDFTLVKTECQRVLGDGVATYSVFGLFDGHNGSAAAIYAKENLLQNVLSAIPPDLSRDEWVAALPRALVAGFVKTDKAFQERAKTSGTTVTFVIIDGWVVTVASVGDSRCILESAEGGIYYLSADHRLECNEEERERITACGGEVGRLNAGGGTEIGPLRCWPGGLCLSRSIGDMDVGEYIVPVPYVKQVKLTSAGGRLVIASDGVWDALSAESAVECSRGMPPDAAASQIVKEAIQPKGIRDDTTCIVIDIQLPEKPNPPAPPPKKSGKGVFKSMFRKRTSESSSNIQKDFCEPDVVEELFEEGSASLSDRLDAKYPVCNMFKLFICAVCQVEIKPGQGVSIHAGSSNARSSRPWDGPFLCSSCQEKKEAMEGRRPFGDGRYNSE